Proteins co-encoded in one Aspergillus flavus chromosome 2, complete sequence genomic window:
- a CDS encoding putative nonspecific lipid-transfer protein, whose translation MATANSNNAYVLGVGMTQFLKPRRTREYPELGYEAGVKAMIDAQINYDDVQTGIACYCYGDSTSGQRIFYQFGMTGIPIYNTNNACATGSTGLHLARTMVKGGTADCVLVVGFEQMRPGSIKSVWDDRPSAHGPSTRLMEEVYGKDPAPRNAQYFGNAGREYMTKFGAKAEDFAEIARISHEHSQRNPYAQFRTSYTLEQIQNSGTIFAPLTKLQCSPTSDGAAAAVIVSQKFLDARPHLKSQAILIAGQQLMTDGPEVYSRSAIDLVGFQMSKQAAERAMAEAGVTPKDIKVCELHDCFSANELLLLDALGFSEPGKAHELVRRGDITYGGRGPVINPSGGLISKGHPLGATGVAQCAELTWQLRGWANNRLVKGTNVALQHNLGLGGAVVVTVYKRADGQSNPALSDAEVRQKSALGYNPAVEARYVRPEDGEKVRSRTKRHDHPLKETVGTLSARI comes from the exons ATGGCTACAGCAAATTCAAACAACGCCTACGTCCTAGGCGTAGGAATGACCCAATTCCTCAAACCCCGCCGCACCCGCGAATACCCCGAACTCGGCTACGAAGCCGGCGTGAAAGCCATGATCGACGCCCAGATCAATTACGACGACGTCCAAACCGGAATCGCATGCTACTGCTATGGAGATAGCACCTCCGGCCAGCGGATCTTTTACCAATTCGGCATGACGGGCATTCCTATCTACAACACGAACAACGCCTGTGCGACGGGCTCGACGGGTCTACATTTGGCGCGGACGATGGTGAAGGGTGGTACCGCGGATTGTGTTCTAGTCGTAGGTTTTGAGCAGATGCGACCAGGGTCGATTAAGAGTGTTTGGGATGATCGACCCAGTGCGCATGGGCCGTCGACGAGgttgatggaggaggtgTATGGCAAGGATCCGGCGCCGAGGAATGCGCAATATTTTGGGAATGCGGGGCGGGAGTATATGACTAA GTTCGGGGCAAAGGCAGAAGATTTCGCAGAGATCGCACGTATCTCGCATGAACATTCCCAGAGAAACCCATATGCTCAATTCCGGACCTCGTACACCCTCGAGCAGATCCAGAACTCGGGTACTATCTTTGCTCCGTTGACGAAATTGCAATGCAGTCCAACTAGTGACGGTGCCGCGGCTGCTGTTATCGTGTCGCAAAAGTTCCTAGATGCTAGGCCACACTTGAAATCCCAGGCTATTCTCATTGCAGGACAGCAGCTCATGACCGACGGACCGGAAGTATACTCACGAAGTGCGATCGACCTGGTAGGCTTCCAGATGAGCAAGCAAGCTGCGGAACGGGCGATGGCCGAAGCGGGTGTCACGcccaaggatatcaaggttTGCGAATTGCACGACTGCTTTTCGGCAAATGAACTTCTACTCCTCGATGCGCTTGGCTTTTCGGAGCCAGGCAAGGCTCATGAGCTGGTTCGTCGAGGCGATATTACATATGGTGGCCGGGGACCTGTTATTAATCCTTCTGGTGGACTTATTTCCAAAGGCCATCCCCTTGGGGCTACTGGTGTGGCGCAATGTGCCGAGCTCACTTGGCAGTTACGGGGGTGGGCAAATAATCGCTTGGTTAAGGGGACTAATGTTGCTTTGCAGCATAATTTGGGTCTTGGTGGTGCCGTCGTAGTGACGGTTTACAAGAGGGCTGATGGACAGAGTAACCCGGCACTTTCGGATGCAGAGGTACGACAGAAATCTGCATTGGGCTATAACCCCGCGGTAGAGGCGCGCTATGTTAGACctgaggatggagagaaggttCGGAGTCGGACGAAGCGACATGACCATCCTCTGAAGGAGACGG